A portion of the Pseudoxanthomonas sp. JBR18 genome contains these proteins:
- a CDS encoding efflux RND transporter permease subunit: MARDLSGPFVRRPVATTLLAIGITLLGLLAFRLLPVASLPDVEFPTVQVTANLPGADPQTVATAVATPLERQFTSIAGITDMTSVSYTGSVRIVIQFDLARDVDGAARDVQAAINAALSRLPDDMDGVPTYRKVNPAQAPVMALALTSQTEDTASLYDAASTVLQQKLLQSEGVGDVQVGGGALPAVRVELDGQRLNQHGIGLDQIRQLLGGANARGAKGNVQVGDADYALAANDGLQQAAAYRDLVVRDHDGAVTRLSDLALVTDSTENTRSYGVMNGKPGVALIISKRPGANVVDTVDRVRALLPELRAALPATMRLEVMLDRTQTIRASLHEVELTLLVSVLLVIAVTAAFFRDWRATLVPAVAVPLSLLGTFAVMWALGYSMNILSLMALIVAAGFVVDDAIVVVENIMRHLQMGKSRVQAALDGAREVGFTVFSISISLVAVFIPLLLMSGLVGRLFREFSVTLAAAVLVSMAVSLTITPMMSRMLLRPGAGNAHADGRGASPDGFYGRTLRWTLQRPWSMAWITAGVVVLGLAVFALMPKGFFPQQDTGLLLGQVYGPQDIAFAPMRQRFTGLVQTLRRNPNVDQVIGVIGATGGTASNTGALYVTLKPLGDARQDSADEVVDQLRHAFADEPGMQVTLQAVQDIGVGGRQAAGQYQYTLSGDDRAALEAVAPKVEAAMRSVGLITDVSSDLMDGGLKAQVQVDRAGAARLGLSMQAIDQALYDAFGQRRVSTMYREMNQYHVVMGLDPAQAGKAATLDRLHVTAADGALVPLSAVSRWDTRRTSISQSHQGQFPAVTLSYNLSPGASLGPAQKAVEQAVAQLHLPAGVTAAPAGNAKAFKDTARTMPLLILAALVAVYIVLGMLYESLRHPLTILSTLPSAGIGALLALAVCGFEFSIIALIGVILLIGIVKKNAILMIDFALQVERTEHLTAHQAILRASLVRLRPIMMTTLAALLGAVPLMLGSGYGSEFRRPLGTAIIGGLMLSQLLTLYSTPAIYVLMDRFGRHRRHEATP, translated from the coding sequence ATGGCCCGCGACCTGTCCGGCCCGTTCGTGCGGCGCCCGGTGGCCACCACGCTGTTGGCCATCGGCATCACCCTGTTGGGGCTACTGGCATTCCGCTTGCTGCCGGTGGCCTCGCTACCGGATGTGGAATTCCCCACCGTCCAGGTGACCGCCAACCTGCCCGGTGCCGATCCGCAGACCGTGGCCACTGCGGTGGCTACGCCGCTGGAGCGCCAGTTCACTTCGATCGCCGGTATCACCGACATGACCTCGGTCAGCTACACCGGCTCGGTGCGCATTGTGATCCAGTTCGACTTGGCGCGCGACGTGGACGGCGCCGCGCGCGACGTGCAGGCCGCGATCAACGCCGCGCTCAGTCGCCTGCCCGACGACATGGATGGCGTGCCCACTTACCGCAAGGTCAACCCGGCCCAAGCCCCGGTAATGGCCCTGGCCTTGACCTCGCAGACCGAGGACACCGCCAGCCTGTACGACGCGGCCTCCACCGTACTGCAGCAGAAGCTCCTGCAGAGCGAGGGCGTGGGCGACGTGCAGGTCGGCGGCGGCGCCCTGCCGGCGGTGCGTGTGGAACTGGACGGCCAGCGCCTGAACCAGCACGGCATCGGCCTGGACCAGATCCGCCAGCTGCTGGGTGGGGCCAATGCGCGCGGCGCCAAAGGCAACGTGCAGGTGGGCGATGCCGATTACGCGCTGGCGGCCAACGATGGCCTGCAGCAGGCCGCCGCCTACCGCGATCTGGTAGTGCGCGACCACGACGGCGCGGTCACCCGCCTGTCCGACCTGGCGCTGGTCACCGATTCGACCGAGAACACGCGCAGCTACGGCGTCATGAACGGCAAGCCCGGCGTGGCCCTGATCATCAGCAAGCGTCCCGGCGCGAACGTGGTGGACACCGTTGACCGCGTGCGCGCGCTGCTGCCCGAGCTGCGCGCCGCGCTGCCGGCGACCATGCGGCTGGAGGTGATGCTGGACCGCACCCAGACCATCCGCGCCTCGCTGCACGAGGTGGAGCTGACCCTGCTGGTGTCGGTGCTGCTGGTGATCGCAGTGACCGCGGCGTTCTTCCGCGACTGGCGCGCCACGCTGGTGCCGGCGGTGGCCGTGCCGCTGTCGCTGCTGGGCACCTTCGCGGTGATGTGGGCGCTGGGTTACAGCATGAACATCCTCTCGCTGATGGCACTGATCGTGGCGGCGGGCTTCGTGGTCGATGATGCCATCGTGGTGGTGGAGAACATCATGCGGCACCTGCAAATGGGCAAGTCGCGCGTGCAGGCCGCGCTGGACGGTGCGCGCGAGGTGGGCTTTACCGTGTTCTCCATCAGCATCTCACTGGTGGCGGTGTTCATCCCCCTATTGCTGATGTCCGGGCTGGTGGGGCGGCTGTTCCGCGAGTTCTCGGTGACCCTGGCCGCAGCGGTGCTGGTGTCGATGGCGGTGTCGCTGACCATCACCCCGATGATGAGCCGCATGCTGCTGCGGCCCGGCGCCGGCAATGCGCACGCGGACGGCCGGGGCGCCTCGCCCGACGGCTTCTATGGGCGCACCCTGCGCTGGACGCTGCAGCGTCCATGGTCGATGGCCTGGATCACGGCCGGGGTGGTGGTGCTGGGGCTGGCGGTATTCGCTCTGATGCCCAAGGGCTTCTTCCCCCAGCAGGACACCGGGCTGCTGCTGGGCCAGGTCTACGGGCCGCAGGACATCGCCTTCGCCCCGATGCGCCAGCGCTTCACCGGCCTGGTCCAGACCCTGCGCCGCAACCCCAACGTCGACCAGGTGATCGGTGTGATCGGTGCGACTGGCGGAACCGCCTCTAACACCGGCGCGCTGTACGTGACCCTCAAGCCGCTGGGCGATGCGCGCCAAGACAGCGCCGATGAAGTGGTCGACCAGCTGCGGCATGCCTTCGCCGACGAGCCCGGCATGCAGGTCACCCTGCAGGCGGTGCAGGACATCGGCGTGGGCGGGCGCCAGGCCGCCGGGCAGTACCAGTACACGCTGTCCGGCGACGACCGCGCCGCGCTGGAAGCCGTCGCACCGAAGGTGGAGGCCGCGATGCGCAGCGTTGGCCTGATCACCGATGTCAGCTCGGACCTCATGGACGGCGGCCTCAAGGCACAGGTGCAGGTCGACCGCGCCGGCGCCGCGCGCCTTGGCCTATCGATGCAGGCCATCGACCAGGCGCTGTACGACGCCTTCGGCCAGCGCAGGGTGTCCACCATGTACCGCGAGATGAACCAATACCACGTGGTCATGGGCCTGGACCCGGCGCAGGCCGGCAAGGCGGCTACCCTGGACCGGCTGCACGTCACCGCCGCCGACGGCGCGCTGGTGCCGCTGTCGGCCGTATCGCGCTGGGACACGCGCAGGACCAGCATCTCGCAGTCGCACCAGGGGCAGTTCCCGGCGGTGACGCTGTCTTACAACCTCAGTCCCGGCGCCTCGCTCGGTCCGGCACAGAAGGCGGTGGAGCAGGCCGTGGCCCAGCTGCACCTGCCCGCAGGGGTCACCGCCGCGCCCGCCGGCAACGCCAAGGCGTTCAAGGACACGGCCCGGACGATGCCGTTGCTGATCCTCGCCGCGCTGGTGGCGGTCTACATCGTGCTGGGCATGCTCTACGAGAGCCTGCGCCATCCGCTGACCATCCTGTCCACGCTGCCCTCGGCCGGCATCGGCGCATTGCTGGCGCTGGCGGTGTGCGGGTTCGAGTTCAGCATCATTGCCTTGATCGGCGTGATTTTGTTGATCGGCATCGTCAAGAAGAACGCGATCCTGATGATCGACTTCGCCCTGCAGGTGGAGCGGACCGAACACCTCACTGCGCACCAGGCCATCCTGCGCGCCAGCCTGGTGCGCCTGCGCCCGATCATGATGACCACCCTGGCCGCGCTGCTGGGCGCAGTGCCGCTGATGCTGGGCAGCGGCTACGGCTCCGAATTCCGGCGCCCGCTGGGCACGGCCATCATCGGCGGGCTGATGCTCAGCCAGCTGCTCACCCTGTATTCCACGCCGGCGATCTACGTGCTGATGGATCGCTTCGGCCGACACCGTCGCCATGAGGCCACGCCATGA
- a CDS encoding efflux transporter outer membrane subunit, which produces MTRLPRSRGRLLVRVLLPLTLAGCMAGPDYVRPTMPVPAQFTEGDTVWNRTQAPAADSSGAAWWQAWHDPVLDALQQRAQQANLSIATANAAWRQAQAAITQARAAARPQASVGVTQGRSENSVAAQGLDELADGRPRDTAQAQATLSWELDLWGRTRRAVEAQGAQAQASAEDLRAQCLSIAASVASTYLSLRQADAQLALLDEQVQANAALLQMTEAAHRLGAASPDDIVQARNNVDASTLAREATRAARAKALHALAVLTGQAPAGFTVEAIQGYVFAAPAPPTVLPADLLRRRPDVRAAEEQVRAANAQIGVARAAYFPSLGLSASGGYVGANVDDLLDAPLRTWSVGGQLLATLFDGGARRAQVAQAQAAYDGTVARYRQSVLTALQDTEDALSDYQHQERQALYARRMEDDRRASWQRRQQGLALGTSAKRDALVETLSLLDARQNALDTQATLSQDAVALYKAIGGGWTP; this is translated from the coding sequence ATGACCCGACTCCCCCGATCACGCGGGCGCCTGCTCGTCCGCGTGCTGCTCCCGCTCACGCTCGCCGGCTGCATGGCCGGCCCGGACTACGTGCGCCCCACCATGCCGGTGCCGGCGCAGTTCACCGAGGGCGACACGGTGTGGAATCGCACCCAGGCGCCTGCCGCCGATTCGTCTGGCGCCGCCTGGTGGCAGGCCTGGCACGACCCGGTGCTCGACGCCCTGCAGCAGCGGGCGCAGCAGGCGAACCTGTCCATCGCCACGGCGAACGCCGCCTGGCGTCAGGCGCAGGCGGCCATCACCCAGGCGCGCGCGGCGGCCCGGCCGCAGGCCAGCGTGGGCGTGACCCAGGGCCGCAGCGAGAACAGCGTCGCCGCCCAGGGCCTGGACGAATTGGCCGACGGCCGCCCCCGCGACACTGCCCAGGCGCAGGCGACGCTGAGCTGGGAGCTGGACCTGTGGGGCCGCACCCGGCGCGCGGTGGAAGCGCAGGGCGCCCAGGCCCAGGCCTCGGCCGAGGACCTTCGCGCGCAGTGCCTGAGCATCGCCGCCAGCGTCGCCAGTACCTATCTGTCACTGCGCCAGGCCGATGCCCAGCTTGCGCTGCTGGACGAGCAGGTCCAGGCCAACGCCGCGCTGCTTCAGATGACCGAGGCCGCGCACCGGCTGGGCGCCGCCTCGCCCGATGACATCGTCCAGGCCCGCAACAACGTCGATGCCAGCACGCTCGCGCGCGAGGCCACCCGCGCGGCGCGGGCCAAGGCGCTGCATGCGCTGGCCGTGCTGACCGGGCAGGCACCGGCCGGCTTCACCGTAGAGGCAATACAGGGCTACGTCTTCGCCGCGCCGGCTCCGCCGACGGTGCTGCCGGCGGATCTGCTGCGCCGCCGCCCGGACGTGCGCGCGGCCGAGGAGCAGGTCCGCGCCGCCAATGCGCAGATCGGCGTGGCCAGAGCGGCGTACTTTCCCAGCCTGGGACTGTCGGCGAGCGGGGGCTATGTCGGCGCCAATGTCGACGACCTGCTCGACGCGCCGCTGCGCACCTGGTCGGTCGGCGGCCAGCTGCTGGCGACACTGTTCGATGGCGGCGCACGCCGCGCCCAGGTGGCCCAGGCACAGGCCGCCTACGACGGCACCGTGGCGCGCTACCGGCAGAGTGTGCTGACCGCGTTGCAGGACACCGAGGACGCGCTGTCCGACTACCAGCACCAGGAGCGCCAGGCCCTCTACGCGCGCCGCATGGAAGACGATCGCCGCGCTAGCTGGCAGCGCCGTCAACAGGGCCTGGCGCTGGGCACCTCGGCCAAGCGCGACGCCCTGGTGGAAACCCTCAGTCTGCTCGACGCCCGGCAGAACGCGCTGGACACCCAAGCCACGCTGTCGCAGGACGCGGTGGCGCTGTACAAGGCCATCGGTGGCGGCTGGACACCCTAA
- a CDS encoding BlaI/MecI/CopY family transcriptional regulator, with the protein MRRKSIGDQELALLQYIGERGEATVGEVAAGFGETRGLARSTVLTMMERLRTKAYLSRKQVGGVYRYVATAGQDDVVQGAVASFVEKTLQGSVSPFVAWMSQRSEVSDDELAELEALVSKLQSQRKEG; encoded by the coding sequence ATGCGCCGCAAGAGCATCGGGGACCAGGAACTGGCCCTGCTTCAGTACATCGGGGAGCGGGGCGAGGCGACGGTGGGTGAGGTGGCGGCCGGCTTCGGCGAGACGCGCGGGCTGGCGCGCTCGACCGTGCTGACCATGATGGAGCGCCTGCGCACCAAGGCTTACCTAAGCCGCAAGCAGGTCGGAGGCGTGTACCGCTATGTCGCCACGGCCGGTCAGGACGATGTGGTTCAGGGTGCGGTGGCCAGCTTCGTGGAGAAGACGCTGCAGGGTTCGGTATCGCCCTTCGTGGCCTGGATGTCCCAGCGCAGCGAGGTCAGCGACGACGAGCTGGCCGAGCTCGAAGCCCTGGTCTCCAAGCTGCAGTCGCAGCGCAAGGAGGGTTGA
- a CDS encoding M56 family metallopeptidase produces MDAFASELITRLATTSVQTALLVALVWALCRALPRLPASTQCWLWWTVALQVVIGLVAAPLELPWLPAAAPVAEAPTAFVTATEAAAPLALASGAAPLWTLPTWQTALLALWIAGIAVMASRTLLDWRASRALVRSSRACDDATLVGALRLAAEAHGLREAPPLRLSHHTTSPQLVGVVRPVLLLPAGEAARIGDDDLDMALTHELVHLRRRDLWWGLLPALAQHVAWFHPLVHVALREYGVAREAAVDAAVVAGNRHCRGDYGRLLVRLGVAPKPGVGLASASPSFITLKRRLLMLQNTRTFPRLGAGLILAVVAVAGVTPLRLVAAPQQVDPAQAAASAPDAPPPPPAALPAKPTLPPPPANKSKRVPPPPPAPPAPPVPPAAPAPPATSITGLHIPDKGSNTVWFERDGAQYVIKDAATVERLRTLHEPSKRLGAQQGELGRQQGALGREQGELSRQMVAMGREIARKATEEARIAMQASHGAAQDEAIARQAADAARAATERATEAMQRSGLTAKIEALAREQAELGVQQAELGRQQAELSEQAAKDAEAVLERAMRSGLAQRIDG; encoded by the coding sequence GTGGACGCCTTCGCTTCTGAATTGATCACCCGCCTGGCCACGACCAGTGTGCAGACCGCACTGCTGGTGGCGTTGGTGTGGGCGCTGTGCCGCGCGCTGCCACGCCTGCCGGCGTCCACGCAGTGCTGGCTGTGGTGGACGGTGGCCCTGCAGGTCGTGATCGGCCTGGTCGCCGCCCCGCTGGAACTGCCGTGGCTGCCCGCCGCCGCGCCCGTCGCGGAGGCGCCCACCGCCTTCGTCACCGCCACCGAAGCCGCCGCGCCGCTGGCGCTCGCATCGGGCGCCGCGCCGCTGTGGACGCTGCCGACCTGGCAGACGGCGCTGCTGGCGCTGTGGATCGCCGGGATCGCCGTGATGGCCTCGCGCACCCTGCTGGACTGGCGTGCCAGCCGCGCGCTGGTGCGGTCCTCGCGTGCGTGCGATGACGCCACGCTGGTCGGTGCATTGCGCCTGGCGGCTGAAGCACATGGCCTGCGCGAAGCCCCGCCGCTGCGCCTGTCCCATCACACCACCTCGCCGCAGCTGGTGGGTGTCGTGCGCCCCGTACTGTTGCTGCCGGCAGGCGAAGCGGCCCGCATCGGCGACGACGACCTGGACATGGCCCTCACCCACGAGCTGGTCCACCTGCGTCGTCGCGACCTGTGGTGGGGCCTGCTGCCCGCGTTGGCCCAGCACGTGGCCTGGTTCCATCCGCTGGTGCATGTCGCACTGCGCGAATACGGCGTGGCCCGCGAGGCCGCCGTCGATGCCGCGGTGGTGGCTGGCAATCGCCATTGCCGCGGCGACTACGGCCGCCTGCTGGTCCGTCTCGGTGTCGCGCCGAAGCCAGGCGTCGGCCTGGCCAGCGCCTCCCCGTCCTTCATCACCCTCAAACGGAGGCTGCTCATGCTGCAGAACACCCGCACCTTCCCGCGCTTGGGCGCGGGCTTGATCCTGGCCGTGGTCGCCGTGGCGGGCGTGACCCCGCTGCGCCTGGTCGCCGCTCCGCAACAGGTCGATCCCGCACAAGCGGCCGCATCCGCACCGGATGCACCGCCCCCACCGCCTGCCGCGTTGCCGGCAAAGCCCACCCTTCCGCCACCGCCGGCCAACAAGAGCAAGCGCGTCCCACCGCCGCCTCCGGCGCCGCCGGCACCTCCGGTGCCGCCGGCCGCGCCCGCACCACCGGCCACCTCCATCACCGGCCTGCATATCCCGGACAAGGGCAGCAATACGGTGTGGTTCGAGCGCGATGGCGCGCAGTACGTCATCAAGGACGCCGCCACGGTTGAACGCCTGCGCACGCTGCACGAACCCAGCAAGCGCCTGGGCGCACAACAGGGCGAGCTCGGCCGCCAGCAAGGCGCACTGGGACGTGAGCAGGGGGAGCTGAGCCGGCAGATGGTGGCCATGGGCCGCGAGATCGCACGCAAGGCGACCGAGGAAGCGCGCATTGCGATGCAGGCCAGCCACGGCGCCGCGCAGGACGAAGCGATCGCACGCCAAGCGGCGGACGCCGCGCGCGCCGCAACAGAGCGGGCGACCGAGGCCATGCAGCGCAGCGGCTTGACGGCAAAGATCGAGGCCTTGGCGCGGGAGCAGGCCGAACTGGGCGTGCAACAGGCCGAGCTGGGCAGGCAACAGGCCGAGCTCAGCGAGCAGGCGGCCAAGGATGCCGAGGCCGTCCTCGAGCGCGCCATGCGCAGCGGCCTGGCCCAGCGCATCGACGGCTGA
- a CDS encoding XVIPCD domain-containing protein — protein MTVSTEARAVLAADAYEFHPRDKWEEGVDADGVKYVIVNQVSRPSGYQGTLYKNIDTGELVVAHRGTEFDRQLVKDGVLADGGMVLAGVNSQAEDAKAFTESAMREYERLGRHGYETSPPIVVGHSLGGTLAQITAYEYGLKGETFDAYGAAGLTLHIPEGGQDVINHVRATDFVSAASAHYGDVRTYATEQDIAALKEHGYANDHRVLTDLRNPFGVAFGVGIAAHYSGNFLPHNPEGGGSIINADDAARYAEYQPMVDKYRNDIHLVHQGLALPRNVVHGIGDVFGHGREASQPVGGVVQPAVVPAPAHAALRLDPMFQQIQGHVAQLDASLGRIPDAASERMSASLYARAVESGMTRVDGIHLSVEGTQTRAGERVFAVQGAPTDPAHLRTSVSTEEAVQAPVEQSFTQAAQQRAMQQGLAQTPQVQAESMGALSR, from the coding sequence ATGACGGTCTCGACGGAAGCGAGAGCTGTACTGGCAGCGGATGCCTACGAATTCCACCCGCGCGATAAGTGGGAGGAAGGCGTTGATGCCGATGGTGTCAAGTACGTAATTGTCAACCAGGTGTCGCGCCCGAGCGGATACCAGGGAACGCTCTATAAAAATATCGACACGGGCGAGCTTGTCGTCGCGCATCGTGGGACGGAATTTGACCGACAATTGGTCAAGGATGGTGTGTTGGCGGACGGCGGCATGGTGTTGGCGGGCGTCAACAGCCAGGCAGAAGACGCAAAAGCTTTCACCGAATCGGCGATGCGTGAATATGAGCGCCTGGGCCGTCACGGCTACGAGACGTCTCCTCCCATCGTAGTTGGCCACTCCCTCGGCGGAACGCTCGCCCAGATCACTGCGTACGAGTACGGACTCAAGGGCGAAACCTTCGACGCATATGGCGCAGCTGGGCTAACCCTGCACATCCCGGAAGGCGGGCAAGACGTCATCAACCACGTGCGTGCGACCGATTTCGTGAGCGCGGCCAGCGCGCACTATGGCGATGTCAGAACCTACGCGACCGAGCAGGACATCGCCGCGCTCAAGGAGCATGGCTATGCAAATGATCATCGCGTGCTGACCGATCTGCGCAATCCCTTCGGGGTGGCGTTCGGCGTCGGAATCGCCGCGCACTACAGCGGCAACTTTTTGCCCCACAATCCCGAAGGCGGCGGTTCGATCATCAACGCCGACGACGCGGCGCGCTACGCCGAGTATCAGCCGATGGTGGACAAGTACCGCAACGACATCCATCTGGTGCATCAGGGCCTGGCGCTGCCTCGCAACGTCGTACATGGCATCGGTGATGTGTTCGGGCACGGCCGGGAGGCGTCGCAGCCGGTCGGCGGCGTGGTGCAGCCTGCTGTCGTGCCGGCGCCAGCGCACGCGGCGCTGCGCCTGGACCCGATGTTCCAGCAGATCCAGGGCCACGTGGCACAGCTGGATGCAAGCCTGGGGCGCATCCCGGATGCGGCCAGCGAGCGCATGAGCGCCAGCCTCTACGCCAGGGCCGTCGAGTCCGGCATGACCCGGGTCGATGGCATCCACCTCAGCGTCGAGGGCACCCAAACGCGTGCCGGCGAGCGCGTGTTCGCCGTGCAGGGCGCGCCAACCGACCCCGCGCACCTGCGGACCTCCGTGTCCACGGAGGAAGCGGTCCAGGCACCGGTCGAACAGTCCTTCACCCAGGCCGCGCAGCAGCGGGCCATGCAGCAAGGCCTTGCGCAAACGCCGCAGGTGCAGGCCGAGTCCATGGGCGCGCTCTCGCGCTGA
- a CDS encoding ribonuclease H-like domain-containing protein — protein sequence MSINADRLRALRKQAGDRTVREAPVAQSSTQAPAASAAPVSAGVANAQAVQPPRRTQEASSKRTNQQPSHQLSDGDACLPDAAATHGRKPRDRSAEEAKPQRARSVLDWMDAPAGPAANEAPRGSLQPRNVDALRKLIATRERRPAASVPARKPASRDRQLPGRERSPGLHLIEAFLPQAIPRAALSLAFARRHEEAVPPRDLLFFDTETTGLAGGTGTRAFMIGAADWHVQADGTEGLRIRQLMMSTMAAEGPMLRTFAEWLSPSTVLCSYNGRSYDAPLLKARYRLARQIEPLSALDHVDLLHPTRRRYRGTWENCKLSTIERQLLRIVREDDLPGSEAPAAWLSYLRGGSARNLRRVAEHNHQDVVTLAQLLQRLVQAEEDDREVLVFEEAP from the coding sequence ATGAGCATCAACGCGGATCGCCTGCGTGCGCTGCGCAAACAGGCGGGCGACAGAACCGTGCGTGAGGCTCCGGTGGCGCAGTCTTCGACTCAGGCACCTGCCGCATCGGCCGCGCCGGTGTCTGCCGGGGTTGCCAACGCCCAGGCGGTGCAACCACCGCGGCGCACGCAGGAAGCATCCTCCAAGCGAACGAACCAACAGCCCTCCCACCAGCTGTCGGACGGCGATGCATGTCTGCCGGACGCCGCGGCCACGCATGGGCGGAAACCGCGCGACCGCAGCGCGGAAGAGGCCAAGCCGCAGCGCGCGCGTTCGGTGCTGGACTGGATGGATGCACCCGCTGGCCCCGCCGCCAACGAAGCGCCACGTGGCAGCCTGCAACCGCGCAACGTGGACGCGCTGCGCAAGCTGATCGCCACGCGCGAACGCAGGCCCGCCGCGTCTGTACCGGCACGCAAGCCCGCCTCTCGGGATCGCCAGCTGCCCGGCCGCGAACGCTCGCCCGGGCTGCACCTGATCGAGGCCTTCCTGCCGCAGGCCATCCCGCGCGCCGCGCTGTCGCTGGCCTTCGCGCGGCGCCACGAGGAAGCGGTGCCGCCGCGTGACCTGCTGTTCTTCGATACCGAGACCACCGGACTGGCCGGGGGCACCGGCACGCGGGCCTTCATGATCGGCGCAGCCGACTGGCACGTGCAGGCCGACGGCACCGAAGGGCTGCGCATCCGCCAGCTGATGATGTCCACGATGGCGGCCGAAGGCCCGATGCTGCGCACCTTCGCCGAGTGGCTTTCACCGAGCACCGTGCTGTGCAGCTATAACGGCCGCAGCTACGACGCGCCGCTGCTCAAGGCCCGCTATCGGCTGGCGCGCCAGATCGAGCCGCTGTCGGCGCTGGACCACGTGGACCTGCTGCACCCCACGCGCCGCCGGTACCGCGGCACCTGGGAGAACTGCAAGCTGTCCACCATCGAACGCCAGCTGCTGCGCATCGTGCGCGAGGACGACCTGCCCGGTTCCGAAGCGCCTGCCGCGTGGCTGTCCTACCTGCGCGGCGGCAGTGCCCGCAACCTGCGCCGCGTGGCCGAGCACAACCACCAGGACGTGGTCACGCTCGCCCAGCTCCTCCAGCGCCTGGTGCAGGCCGAGGAAGACGACCGCGAGGTTCTGGTGTTCGAGGAAGCACCGTAG